A genomic segment from Maniola jurtina chromosome 9, ilManJurt1.1, whole genome shotgun sequence encodes:
- the LOC123868076 gene encoding xylose isomerase-like, translated as MSYAQTGKRQKVREAKTAENVDYFQGIDKVEYNNMATATDTTIFRYYNSSERVHSRSMEDWLKYSVSLTDFRNNGSDSQGRPTLSRSWDDNSHTIDNYKRYIKAFYDFCTKLGIKYWTAFDTDLVPPTDNWEENKTNWDDIVEYINELNQRCQIKLLWIAPDLHSHPRYASGAFTSNEATTFVQAATQIKKCLEVSQRLNAECFLLWPYREGYDAIFQTDVAREIKLFAKLLKITAEYKDRLNYRCQLLLMPYHDNFGSNYSSYTSVAGQRCNWADMLNRYMWDLTSCLYFLKCHSLDRFYKVCTPPGHHLYMASVYNMFGGVTITNKFNYSDGKTITLMMKCIVDQGGAPPGGINLKLPSRRDSDLRDLVTMYVKYMDAFAKGLRVACSIVTEQVFVKHLQQRYASYYSGFGSRLVSADVTIEECEEFYKKNQPHNEPTCSKPEHYHVVFQRYLDTCEHI; from the exons ATGTCGTACGCACAAACCGGGAAGAGGCAAAAAGTGCGGGAAGCGAAAACGGCTGAAAATGTGGATTATTTTCAAG GCATAGACAAGGTAGAGTACAACAACATGGCAACGGCCACAGACACCACTATTTTCCGTTACTACAACAGTAGCGAACGGGTGCACTCGCGCAGTATGGAGGACTGGCTCAAGTACAGCGTTTCACTTACGGACTTCAGGAACAATG GGTCAGATAGCCAAGGGCGACCCACACTCAGCCGTTCCTGGGACGACAACTCACATACCATAGACAATTACAAACGCTACATCAAAGCGTTCTACGACTTTTGTACCAAACTAGGGATAAAGTACTGGACGGCGTTTGATACGGACTTAGTGCCTCCGACAGACAATTGGGAGGAGAATAAGACGAATTGGGATGATATTGTGGAGTATATCAATGAGTTGAATCAAAGGTGTCAGATTAAGTTGCTGTGGATTGCGCCGGATTTGCATTCACATCCAAG ATATGCGTCCGGTGCTTTTACAAGCAACGAGGCAACCACCTTCGTGCAAGCGGCGACACAGATCAAGAAGTGTCTAGAAGTATCACAGCGTTTGAATGCTGAGTGTTTCCTTCTGTGGCCGTATAGAGAGGGATACGACGCCATCTTCCAAACCGATGTCGCCAGGGAAATTAAATTGTTCGCGAAACTATTGAAAATAACTGCCGAATATAAAGATAGACTTAATTATAG ATGTCAGCTGCTACTAATGCCATACCATGATAACTTCGGTTCTAACTACAGTAGTTATACCAGTGTAGCCGGCCAACGCTGCAACTGGGCCGACATGCTAAACCGATACATGTGGGACTTGACCAGTTGCTTGTATTTCCTCAAATGCCACAGCTTGGACCGGTTCTACAAAGTCTGTACTCCGCCTGGTCATCATTTGTATATGGCTTCCGT GTACAACATGTTCGGAGGTGTGACGATAACGAACAAGTTTAATTATTCCGATGGCAAAACCATCACTTTGATGATGAAATGTATCGTCGATCAg GGTGGAGCGCCCCCTGGCGGTATAAATCTAAAGCTGCCGTCTCGCCGGGACAGCGATCTCCGCGATCTAGTCACTATGTACGTGAAGTATATGGACGCGTTCGCCAAGGGACTGCGGGTCGCTTGCAGTATCGTCACTGAGCAGGTGTTCGTGAAACACTTACAG caACGCTATGCTTCGTATTATAGCGGGTTCGGTTCCCGGCTGGTCAGTGCGGATGTCACAATCGAGGAATGCGAAGAGTTTTACAA AAAAAACCAACCCCACAACGAGCCCACGTGCAGCAAACCCGAACACTACCACGTGGTGTTTCAGAGATACCTCGACACATGCGAACATATATGA
- the LOC123868125 gene encoding threonylcarbamoyladenosine tRNA methylthiotransferase gives MPGAFSEIIDDIEDLISSQDITPKERYASRKSVSVRSKKKETKDLEPVEKVFLESVVPGTQTIYVKTWGCAHNNSDSEYMAGLLAAQGYKLTEDKWQAQLWLLNSCTVKSPAEDHFKNEIELGQSRGIHVVVAGCVPQGAPRATYLQGLSVVGVQQIDRIVEIVEETLKGHTVRLFGQKKTDGGKKAGGASLLLPKVRKNPLIEIIPINTGCLNQCTYCKTKHARGELGSYPPEEIVERARQSFTEGVCEIWLTSEDTGTYGRDIGTTLPELLWQLVEVIPEGCRLRLGMTNPPYILEHLAEIAQIMHHPRVYKFLHVPVQSGSDEVLSDMKREYTRADFERVVDYLRHKVPGMTIATDIICGFPTETEANFEDTMSLCKKYKFPSLFINQFFPRPGTPAAKMQRVPGQEVKKRTKQLSDFFRSYEPYGHKIGEIQQVLVTDISHDKNYYVAHNEYYEQVLVPKQDRYMGKMLTVQITSAGKFSMMGQPIDKPKMPGLAQPLKKGEVSGLTKTESKRAVPIPIFTRILFVAVVLRLIWMFLYG, from the exons ATGCCAGGTGCTTTTTCCGAAATAATCGACGATATTGAAGATTTAATATCTTCTCAGGACATAACACCTAAAGAGAGATATGCCAGCAGGAAAAGTGTTAGTGTACGATCCAAAAAGAAAGAAACCAAGGACTTGGAACCTGTGGAAAAAGTGTTTTTAGAGAGTGTCGTACCAG GCACTCAAACAATCTATGTGAAGACTTGGGGCTGTGCTCACAACAACTCCGACTCGGAGTACATGGCAGGGCTATTGGCTGCTCAGGGCTACAAGTTGACAGAGGACAAGTGGCAAGCTCAGCTGTGGCTACTCAACTCTTGCACTGTGAAGAGTCCCGCAGAGGATCATTTCAa GAATGAAATAGAGCTGGGTCAGAGCCGAGGCATCCACGTTGTAGTGGCAGGCTGTGTACCGCAGGGCGCTCCCCGTGCTACTTACTTGCAAGGGCTTAGCGTGGTGGGCGTGCAGCAAATAGACAGGATCGTTGAGATTGTGGAGGAGACATTGAAAG GTCACACAGTCAGATTATTTGGTCAAAAAAAGACAGATGGGGGTAAAAAAGCCGGTGGCGCATCCCTTCTTCTACCCAAAGTACGAAAAAACCCCCTTATAGAGATCATCCCTATTAACACAGGGTGCTTGAACCAATGCACATACTGTAAGACCAAACACGCACGGGGTGAGTTGGGCAGTTATCCACCAGAGGAGATTGTTGAGAGGGCAAGACAGTCCTTCACAGAGGGAGTTTGTGAGATATGGCTGACTAGTGAGGATACAG GAACATACGGGCGCGACATAGGCACAACTCTACCAGAACTGCTGTGGCAGTTGGTGGAGGTGATACCGGAAGGTTGCAGGCTACGACTGGGTATGACCAACCCACCCTACATTCTGGAACATTTAGCTGAAATCGCCCAAATTATGCACCATCCCAGAGTCTATAA GTTTCTTCACGTGCCAGTGCAGTCGGGCAGCGACGAAGTGCTTTCGGATATGAAAAGAGAATACACTAGAGCAGACTTCGAGAGAGTTGTGGACTACCTTAGACACAA GGTCCCCGGTATGACGATAGCGACAGACATCATCTGCGGCTTCCCGACAGAAACTGAAGCCAACTTCGAAGATACGATGTCTCTCTGCAAAAAGTACAAGTTCCCTTCACTCTTCATCAACCAGTTCTTCCCGCGACCTGGGACTCCAGCTGCTAAGATGCAGAGG GTACCAGGTCAAGAAGTTAAAAAGCGTACAAAACAACTATCAGATTTCTTCCGCTCGTACGAACCGTACGGCCACAAGATAGGCGAGATACAGCAAGTGTTGGTGACAGACATATCGCACGACAAGAATTACTATGTTGCTCACAACGAGTACTACGAGCAGGTGCTGGTGCCCAAGCAGGACAGGTATATGGGCAAGATGCTGACCGTGCAGATCACTAGCGCCGGCAAGTTCTCTATGATGGGACAACCCATAG ATAAGCCAAAAATGCCAGGGCTAGCACAACCATTAAAGAAAGGCGAAGTGTCAGGGTTGACCAAAACGGAGTCCAAGAGGGCGGTACCGATACCTATATTTACTCGTATATTGTTCGTAGCTGTCGTTCTACGATTGATATGGATGTTTTTATACGGCTAA